The following are encoded in a window of Mycolicibacterium tusciae JS617 genomic DNA:
- a CDS encoding GntR family transcriptional regulator, with product MSVPEIPQALARTQLAEDVARIVRKRIFDGTYAAGTYVRLDQLAVDLGISVTPVREALFELKAEGLLAQQPHRGFVVLPVTGRDLTDVSDVQAYIGGELAARAAANISDQQLRELQQIQSELEVAYAADDDERAVRLNHEFHRAINVASDSPKLAQLMSQITRYAPESVFPIIAGWPEKSNKHHRRLLAALEKHDENLARTAMSEHLAAGAKPLIEHLMSRGVVT from the coding sequence GTGTCCGTTCCCGAGATTCCGCAAGCCCTGGCCAGGACGCAACTGGCCGAAGACGTCGCGCGCATCGTGCGTAAGCGAATCTTCGACGGCACCTATGCCGCAGGCACATACGTGCGGCTGGATCAACTCGCGGTGGATCTCGGCATCAGCGTCACACCGGTACGTGAGGCACTGTTCGAACTGAAGGCCGAGGGACTGCTGGCCCAGCAGCCGCACCGTGGCTTCGTGGTCCTGCCCGTGACCGGTCGCGACCTGACCGACGTGTCCGACGTGCAGGCCTACATCGGAGGTGAGCTCGCCGCGCGCGCCGCGGCGAACATCAGCGACCAACAACTTCGGGAACTACAACAGATCCAGTCCGAGCTGGAAGTGGCGTACGCCGCCGATGACGACGAACGCGCGGTGCGGCTCAACCATGAGTTCCACCGCGCAATCAACGTCGCCTCAGATTCACCCAAACTCGCCCAGCTGATGTCGCAGATTACCCGCTACGCACCCGAGTCGGTGTTCCCGATCATCGCCGGCTGGCCGGAGAAGTCCAACAAGCATCACCGTCGCCTGTTGGCCGCGTTGGAAAAGCACGACGAAAACTTGGCTCGCACAGCGATGTCTGAGCATCTGGCAGCGGGTGCAAAGCCGCTGATCGAGCACCTCATGTCTAGGGGCGTAGTCACCTAA
- a CDS encoding class I adenylate-forming enzyme family protein produces the protein MPDTIDGLVRLRAASDASKPMVIDPDARLTYAELDTTSRDLAAAFIATGVGKGTRVGLIMPNCAQWVQIAMALTRIGAVLVPLSTLLQPPELAAALRTASVQCLITVQEFRGHRYLDDLEPYRVDLPALRKVWTADRLPRPTDNTPVDAVAETVTPSDTLAIMFTSGSSGPPKGVIHSHGNALGAVRSGLAARCIGPDTRLYLPMPFFWVGGFGSGVLSALLAGATLVTEQIPKPETTLRLLEREQVTLFRGWPDQADALARQTDSLAADLSSLRPGSLEALLPADQRAEPGARAKLFGMTESFGPYCGYRADTDMPRSAWGSCGKPFDGMEVRIADPDDGTPVPRGSIGMIQLRGPHVMRGICRRSHDEVFTADGFYPTGDLGHLDDDGFMFYHGRSDDMFKVSGATVYPSEVEDALRTIDGVDGAYVTEVAGTVGALVISGLAVKDLHAAARQRLSAFKVPTVWLAVDSDDAVPRKATGKVDVRALREILRQVR, from the coding sequence ACTCGACACCACCAGCCGCGACCTCGCCGCCGCGTTCATCGCCACCGGCGTCGGCAAGGGCACGCGGGTGGGCCTGATCATGCCGAACTGTGCGCAGTGGGTACAGATCGCGATGGCGCTCACCCGCATCGGCGCGGTGCTGGTGCCGCTGAGCACCCTCCTGCAACCGCCGGAGCTCGCCGCTGCGCTGCGCACGGCCTCCGTCCAGTGCCTGATCACCGTGCAGGAATTCCGCGGCCACCGATACCTCGACGACCTCGAGCCGTATCGGGTGGATCTCCCCGCGCTGCGCAAGGTGTGGACGGCCGACCGGCTCCCCCGCCCCACCGACAACACACCCGTTGATGCGGTCGCCGAAACCGTCACGCCCAGCGACACACTCGCGATTATGTTCACGTCGGGCAGCAGTGGCCCACCCAAAGGCGTCATCCACTCACACGGCAATGCGCTGGGTGCGGTTCGGTCTGGACTGGCCGCACGTTGTATCGGTCCAGACACCAGGCTGTACCTGCCGATGCCGTTCTTCTGGGTGGGCGGATTCGGCAGTGGTGTGCTATCAGCATTGCTGGCCGGCGCCACGCTGGTCACCGAGCAGATACCCAAACCTGAAACGACGCTACGCCTACTCGAACGCGAACAGGTCACCCTGTTCCGCGGCTGGCCGGATCAAGCCGACGCGCTGGCCCGCCAAACCGATTCTCTGGCAGCCGATCTATCATCGCTGCGACCCGGCAGCCTGGAAGCTCTGTTGCCCGCGGATCAGCGGGCCGAACCCGGGGCGCGCGCGAAACTGTTCGGGATGACCGAATCGTTCGGGCCATACTGCGGTTACCGGGCTGACACCGACATGCCGCGATCAGCGTGGGGCAGCTGTGGAAAACCGTTCGACGGCATGGAGGTTCGCATCGCCGACCCCGACGACGGCACACCCGTCCCCCGCGGCAGCATCGGGATGATCCAGCTCCGCGGACCCCACGTGATGCGCGGCATCTGCCGCCGCAGCCACGACGAAGTCTTCACCGCCGACGGCTTCTACCCCACCGGCGATCTCGGCCACCTCGACGACGACGGCTTCATGTTCTACCACGGTCGCTCCGATGACATGTTCAAGGTCAGCGGCGCCACCGTGTACCCGAGCGAGGTCGAGGATGCGCTGCGGACGATCGACGGTGTCGACGGTGCGTACGTCACGGAGGTCGCCGGAACCGTCGGCGCCCTCGTAATATCCGGGCTGGCCGTCAAAGACCTTCACGCCGCGGCGCGCCAGCGGCTGAGCGCTTTCAAGGTCCCAACGGTGTGGCTGGCGGTCGACTCCGACGATGCCGTCCCGCGCAAGGCGACGGGCAAGGTCGATGTCCGCGCGCTGCGGGAAATATTACGCCAGGTTAGGTGA